The following coding sequences lie in one Hippopotamus amphibius kiboko isolate mHipAmp2 chromosome 7, mHipAmp2.hap2, whole genome shotgun sequence genomic window:
- the ATRAID gene encoding all-trans retinoic acid-induced differentiation factor isoform X4 translates to MLHARCCLNRKGIIVGLDLQNCSLKDPGPNFSQAHTAIIIDLQANPLQGDLTSTFRGFTQLQTLILPQDVTCPGDINAWDTVTFYINNQTCEAQRNLCNSTGDPEMCPENGSCAPDGPGLLQCVCAEGFHGYKCMRQGSFSLLMFFGILGSTTLSISILLWGTQRRKAKAS, encoded by the exons ATGCTGCATGCCCGCTGCTGCCTGAATCGGAAGGGCATCATCGTGGG GCTGGACCTCCAGAACTGCTCTCTGAAGGACCCTGGTCCAAACTTTTCTCAGGCACATACTGCTATTATCAT AGACCTGCAGGCAAACCCCCTCCAGGGTGATTTGACCAGCACCTTCCGTGGCTTTACCCAGCTCCAGACTCT GATACTGCCACAAGATGTCACCTGTCCTGGAGATATTAATGCCTGGGATACTGTCACTTTTTATATAAACAACCAAACTTGTGAAGCACAAAGGAACCTTTGCAACAGCACTGGGGACCCAG AAATGTGTCCTGAGAATGGATCTTGTGCACCTGATGGTCCAGGTCTCTTGCAGTGTGTTTGTGCTGAAGGCTTCCATGGCTACAAGTGTATGCGCCAG GGCTCGTTCTCACTGCTCATGTTCTTTGGTATTCTGGGATCCACCACGTTATCCATCTCCATCCTCCTTTGGGGGACTCAACGCCGAAAAGCCAAGGCTTCATGA